Proteins from a single region of Labedella gwakjiensis:
- a CDS encoding ankyrin repeat domain-containing protein, with amino-acid sequence MAAQGVEINGAMNIGKPRHDYSPLTLAIERGDLDSVKTLLEVGADPDRVDPMGRTPLRAALTTVTLGTGPSVEAICLALIAAGATVTPDVVTRAHDSFNWMGESMYSDQFLARLTELGTTSTTTSEDSE; translated from the coding sequence GTGGCGGCCCAGGGAGTCGAGATCAATGGTGCGATGAACATCGGCAAGCCACGGCACGACTACTCGCCCCTCACCCTTGCGATCGAGCGCGGCGACCTCGACAGTGTAAAGACCCTCCTCGAGGTCGGCGCGGACCCCGATCGTGTCGACCCCATGGGCCGAACGCCCCTCCGGGCCGCGCTGACGACGGTGACGCTCGGCACCGGACCCTCGGTCGAGGCGATCTGTCTCGCCCTCATCGCGGCTGGAGCAACCGTCACCCCCGACGTCGTGACTCGCGCGCACGATTCTTTCAACTGGATGGGCGAATCGATGTACTCGGATCAGTTCCTCGCCCGCTTGACCGAGCTCGGAACGACATCCACGACAACGAGTGAGGACTCCGAATGA
- a CDS encoding WXG100 family type VII secretion target — translation MVQYRVRANSLGEVSTLLDSVVATFDSNLATASATVSSVAGSTWQGADADKFVELWGQYEEGALLVRAALSGLAGQLRMAEAGYISNEAGLSGGFANRRQSTVSQAGGASAFAQRVAASQNSSAPREEAGADAELQSEGYASFVGGGMIAAKTTNGKGEPTTSATADGAEDGESSDV, via the coding sequence ATGGTGCAGTACCGCGTCCGAGCGAATTCGCTCGGCGAAGTGTCCACCCTTCTGGACAGCGTCGTCGCCACGTTCGACAGCAATCTCGCCACGGCGAGCGCGACCGTCTCGAGTGTCGCGGGAAGCACATGGCAGGGGGCCGACGCCGACAAGTTCGTCGAGCTCTGGGGCCAGTACGAGGAGGGCGCGCTGCTCGTCCGCGCGGCCCTCAGCGGCCTGGCCGGCCAGCTCCGCATGGCGGAGGCCGGGTACATCAGCAACGAGGCCGGGCTGTCCGGCGGGTTCGCCAACCGCCGCCAGTCGACGGTGAGCCAGGCCGGGGGCGCCTCGGCGTTCGCCCAGCGAGTCGCCGCATCGCAGAACTCGTCGGCGCCGCGCGAGGAGGCCGGGGCCGACGCCGAGCTGCAGTCGGAGGGCTACGCGTCCTTCGTGGGCGGCGGGATGATCGCGGCCAAGACCACCAACGGCAAGGGCGAGCCGACCACGTCCGCCACCGCGGACGGTGCCGAGGACGGGGAGTCGAGCGATGTCTGA
- a CDS encoding GH-E family nuclease, protein MSVFVRVTPSRLALDGDDLYRVAVKLDSAARTAQSALAGTGGMAGNEESAQEFIDGYNDGAVNTLNAAGSYAQALRALDTLLGDTANAYKDAGTIGTLEPVPSRSPSATPAAASTFSVPSAKAPGPEGPLGEFGEFVMDALAQIGVVLPDADTGKLSDAASAWSEFSTSISSAKSELEGTLTNLASMDIPQAEDIRASRDKIADKLDQIAKAAGTGEGLSFVCSEQQKAVDKMWEEIAWFLGQMAAEIAVDLGLGALLSIATGGLGAPAVVAKIAVTVMKWVLKIAELVKKLVTLTRMNAMAAKILLRALAEGTQSAIATVTVQAAVNVASPERAQNLLTVGLGSFAGGGISGRVGDGGAHILRVGSRSGTTRVAMNTALGAGEGAVDGLTDGLVQSGVGGVPFDPISSAGLGALIGGVARPVGGGTRPGSPSTGGGNTSSPSTVDVPASSTPDSPTGPSGADAPSAPDMNTPAAPQGSGGAPSSSAPAAGGGTSPDAPDAPIVDGAGDASTSVDSSTSVDIPAGDAPDGTGVDISSTADGPSVPDVSSPSSDGGTPSMPDSTPSTPDASTPDASTPDASTPDTTPSTPDTSTPSTPDTSAPSTPDSSTPSTPDTSTPSTPDATPSTPDASTPSTPDATPSTPDTSSPSTPDASTPDTTTPDTTPSTPDSTPGNGSPSSAPAAGAAVAGGASATPSSPSTSTPDANTAVDTSAFESAVAADAATPDAETPDSNTPESDAANPDQTVDPDVLDAGDAAAAGAVAAGAAGVVGLHAGASGGKAPSTPTSPTGPASPATPSAPSSNAPSSPSSNTPSSPTPDANTPAAPGTPDATSPDANTPETPEGSNSTERTTAEIDTALAEINPNFDPFDPANGYATNCGNTSAILNDFLNGNPSSEAPTGTLGVPEMEARTGNPQTPMTPDQIADSLREMGAGSHCVVGIDRSTGDGHWFNAYFDGDTVWSIDAQTGTRSAWPPNEPNATNWDASIRPEDVADPKTPEADASSGDTPSTDSPVTSPPSPDKAGQDGADASTRGTADGSTSRFDPSIVETLSPESQAIISAVEAEGRQDFRSDELDALHADPAVRDAVDANPDVKRRVKLRVQVARDIIAGADRNREGDFVTQPNDTVVPCRRYPDGTPMRFDPETGKLVPPGTPGMTMPVRRAFDFGHIPDHQWRDTRIIATLENGWSRRDILEYENEESHYRIEDFRENRSNRYNRTP, encoded by the coding sequence GTGTCCGTGTTCGTCCGCGTCACTCCGTCGCGCCTCGCGCTCGACGGCGACGATCTCTACCGCGTCGCCGTCAAGCTCGACTCCGCCGCCCGCACCGCCCAGTCGGCCCTCGCCGGCACCGGCGGCATGGCCGGCAACGAGGAGTCGGCCCAGGAGTTCATCGACGGCTACAACGACGGCGCCGTCAACACGCTCAACGCCGCCGGATCCTACGCCCAGGCGCTGCGAGCCCTCGACACGCTCCTCGGCGACACCGCCAACGCCTATAAGGACGCCGGCACGATCGGCACCCTCGAGCCCGTTCCCTCCCGCTCCCCGTCTGCGACCCCCGCCGCGGCCTCCACGTTCTCGGTCCCGAGCGCCAAGGCGCCCGGCCCGGAGGGGCCCCTCGGCGAGTTCGGCGAGTTCGTCATGGACGCCCTCGCCCAGATCGGCGTGGTCCTCCCCGACGCCGACACGGGCAAGCTCAGCGACGCCGCGTCGGCGTGGTCGGAGTTCAGCACGTCCATCTCGAGCGCGAAGAGCGAGCTCGAGGGCACGCTCACGAACCTGGCCTCGATGGACATCCCGCAAGCGGAGGACATCCGGGCCTCCCGCGACAAGATCGCCGACAAGCTCGACCAGATCGCGAAGGCCGCCGGCACCGGCGAGGGGCTCAGCTTCGTCTGCTCGGAGCAGCAGAAGGCCGTCGACAAGATGTGGGAGGAGATCGCGTGGTTCCTCGGCCAGATGGCCGCGGAGATCGCCGTCGACCTCGGACTCGGCGCCCTCCTCTCGATCGCCACGGGAGGCCTCGGCGCCCCGGCCGTCGTCGCGAAGATCGCCGTGACCGTCATGAAGTGGGTCCTCAAGATCGCCGAGCTCGTGAAGAAGCTCGTGACGCTCACGCGGATGAACGCCATGGCCGCCAAGATCCTCCTCAGGGCTCTCGCCGAGGGCACGCAGAGCGCGATCGCCACCGTCACCGTCCAGGCCGCCGTGAACGTGGCGAGCCCGGAGCGCGCCCAGAACCTCCTCACCGTCGGCCTCGGCTCGTTCGCGGGCGGCGGCATCAGCGGTCGCGTCGGCGACGGCGGTGCGCACATCCTCCGCGTCGGTTCCCGTTCCGGCACCACCCGCGTGGCCATGAACACCGCCCTCGGCGCCGGAGAGGGGGCCGTCGACGGCCTCACGGACGGTCTCGTCCAGTCCGGTGTCGGCGGCGTGCCGTTCGACCCGATCTCGTCAGCCGGCCTCGGAGCCCTCATCGGCGGCGTGGCTCGCCCCGTCGGCGGCGGCACGCGGCCGGGCTCCCCCTCGACCGGCGGTGGCAACACCTCGAGCCCGAGCACCGTCGACGTGCCCGCCTCGAGCACCCCCGATTCCCCCACCGGCCCGTCCGGTGCGGACGCGCCGAGCGCCCCCGACATGAACACTCCGGCGGCCCCGCAGGGCAGCGGCGGCGCTCCGTCGAGCTCAGCCCCCGCTGCCGGCGGCGGCACGAGCCCCGACGCTCCAGACGCCCCCATCGTGGACGGCGCGGGCGACGCCTCGACATCGGTCGACTCCTCGACCTCCGTCGACATCCCCGCGGGCGACGCCCCCGACGGTACCGGCGTGGACATCAGCTCCACCGCCGACGGGCCGAGCGTTCCCGACGTGTCCTCCCCGTCGAGCGACGGCGGAACGCCGTCCATGCCGGACTCGACGCCGTCCACCCCTGATGCGTCCACGCCGGACGCTTCGACGCCGGACGCTTCCACACCGGATACGACGCCCTCCACACCGGACACGAGCACGCCGTCGACTCCGGACACGAGCGCCCCCTCGACGCCGGACTCGAGCACGCCGTCCACGCCCGACACGAGCACCCCGTCCACCCCGGACGCGACGCCGTCGACTCCGGACGCGAGCACTCCCTCGACGCCCGACGCGACCCCGTCGACACCCGACACGAGCTCCCCGTCCACCCCGGACGCGAGCACTCCGGACACGACCACCCCGGACACGACTCCGTCGACCCCGGACTCCACGCCGGGCAACGGGTCCCCGTCGTCCGCGCCGGCGGCCGGAGCCGCTGTGGCCGGTGGCGCGTCGGCCACGCCGTCCTCCCCCTCGACGAGCACCCCCGACGCGAACACCGCTGTCGATACGAGTGCCTTCGAGTCCGCCGTCGCCGCCGACGCGGCGACCCCGGACGCCGAGACTCCCGACTCCAACACGCCGGAGTCGGACGCGGCGAACCCCGACCAGACGGTCGACCCCGATGTGCTCGACGCCGGCGATGCCGCTGCGGCGGGAGCCGTTGCGGCCGGAGCCGCCGGCGTGGTCGGTCTGCACGCCGGCGCGAGCGGCGGGAAGGCCCCGAGCACCCCGACGTCGCCGACCGGCCCCGCCTCGCCTGCGACCCCGTCCGCACCGTCGTCGAACGCACCCTCATCCCCGAGCTCGAACACCCCGTCGTCGCCGACGCCCGACGCGAACACGCCGGCCGCTCCCGGGACGCCCGACGCGACCTCCCCCGACGCGAACACGCCGGAGACTCCGGAGGGCAGCAACTCGACCGAGCGGACCACCGCGGAGATCGACACGGCCCTCGCCGAGATCAACCCGAACTTCGATCCGTTCGATCCCGCCAACGGCTACGCGACGAACTGCGGCAACACCTCGGCGATCCTCAACGATTTCCTCAACGGGAACCCGTCGAGCGAGGCCCCCACCGGCACGCTCGGTGTCCCCGAGATGGAAGCGCGCACCGGAAACCCGCAGACGCCGATGACCCCGGACCAGATCGCGGACTCCCTCCGCGAGATGGGCGCCGGATCCCACTGCGTCGTCGGCATCGACCGCTCCACGGGAGACGGCCACTGGTTCAACGCCTACTTCGACGGCGACACGGTGTGGTCCATCGACGCCCAGACAGGAACCCGCTCCGCCTGGCCCCCGAACGAGCCCAATGCCACCAACTGGGACGCCTCGATCCGCCCGGAGGACGTCGCCGACCCGAAGACGCCGGAGGCAGATGCGTCGTCAGGCGATACTCCGTCGACCGACTCACCCGTCACCTCACCTCCGTCGCCCGACAAGGCTGGCCAGGACGGCGCGGATGCCAGCACTCGGGGCACGGCCGATGGCTCCACGAGCCGTTTCGACCCTTCCATCGTGGAGACCCTCTCACCGGAATCGCAGGCGATCATCTCTGCGGTCGAAGCCGAGGGCCGACAGGATTTCCGTTCGGACGAGTTGGACGCCCTACACGCGGACCCTGCGGTTCGAGACGCGGTCGACGCCAACCCGGATGTCAAGCGACGAGTGAAGCTGCGCGTGCAGGTGGCGCGAGACATCATCGCGGGGGCCGATCGAAACCGGGAGGGGGACTTCGTCACACAGCCGAACGACACGGTCGTCCCCTGCCGACGCTATCCCGATGGGACGCCCATGCGATTCGACCCCGAGACGGGAAAGCTCGTGCCGCCGGGCACGCCGGGAATGACCATGCCGGTCCGACGCGCCTTCGATTTCGGCCACATCCCCGACCACCAGTGGCGTGACACCCGCATCATCGCGACGCTCGAGAACGGGTGGAGTCGCCGCGACATCCTCGAGTACGAGAATGAGGAAAGCCACTATCGGATCGAGGACTTCAGGGAGAATCGAAGCAACCGTTACAACCGAACTCCGTGA
- a CDS encoding HAD-IIA family hydrolase translates to MSDRSEIECWLTDMDGVLVHENHALPGAAALLQQWTDLGSPFLVLTNNSIFTPRDLSARLRASGLIVPEESLWTSALATADFCASQVPGGSAFVIGEAGLTTALHEVGFVMTETAPDYVVVGETRNYSFDAITKAIRLILDGSRFIVTNPDATGPSAQGVLPATGAIAALISKATGREPYVVGKPNPMMFRSALNRIGAHSENTAMIGDRMDTDIVAGIEAGLHTILVMTGISDEAEIRKYPFRPDEILSGVHELLIDAPIETDAL, encoded by the coding sequence ATGTCCGACCGCAGCGAGATCGAATGCTGGCTCACCGACATGGACGGCGTGCTCGTCCATGAGAACCACGCACTGCCCGGCGCCGCCGCCCTGCTCCAGCAGTGGACGGACCTCGGGAGCCCGTTCCTGGTGCTCACGAACAACTCGATCTTCACGCCCCGCGACCTGAGCGCGCGCCTGCGCGCGTCCGGTCTCATCGTCCCGGAGGAGTCGCTCTGGACCTCGGCGCTCGCGACAGCGGACTTCTGTGCGAGCCAGGTTCCCGGCGGATCCGCCTTCGTGATCGGCGAGGCCGGGCTCACGACGGCGCTCCACGAGGTGGGCTTCGTGATGACGGAGACCGCGCCCGACTACGTCGTGGTGGGCGAGACGCGCAACTACTCCTTCGACGCGATCACGAAGGCGATCCGCCTCATCCTTGACGGCTCGCGGTTCATCGTGACGAACCCCGACGCCACCGGGCCGAGCGCGCAGGGCGTGCTCCCCGCGACAGGCGCGATCGCGGCGCTCATCTCGAAGGCGACGGGCCGCGAACCCTACGTGGTGGGCAAGCCCAACCCGATGATGTTCCGCTCGGCTCTCAACCGCATCGGCGCGCACTCGGAGAACACGGCGATGATCGGCGACCGCATGGACACCGACATCGTCGCGGGCATCGAGGCCGGCCTCCACACGATCCTCGTCATGACGGGCATCAGCGACGAGGCGGAGATCCGGAAGTACCCGTTCCGCCCCGACGAGATCCTCTCGGGCGTCCACGAGCTCCTCATCGACGCCCCGATCGAGACCGACGCCCTCTGA
- a CDS encoding immunity protein Imm33 domain-containing protein translates to MSGTAANELSAEVAGILEAFRPYRAEFRDGLSIRIGWGPFVLRRDANDVYTVVAPQYDERPIDGVTDDLTLALRTLVGQTLVLSRAGITEPVPTSFDQDLIIANRAKGAARWALARTEPRPHDSGWYIDVYPTPPGSEALAPSEMTRYPAAQLLQMKKHAVRALFLPPGVAAVVSDDGVEVIFREGDFSILAQGPL, encoded by the coding sequence GTGAGCGGAACGGCCGCGAACGAGTTGTCCGCCGAGGTCGCTGGGATACTCGAGGCCTTCCGCCCGTATCGTGCGGAATTCCGTGACGGGCTGAGCATCCGGATCGGGTGGGGGCCCTTCGTCCTCCGCCGAGACGCGAACGACGTCTACACGGTGGTCGCCCCTCAATACGACGAGCGGCCGATCGACGGCGTCACCGACGATCTGACCCTCGCGCTGCGGACCCTCGTCGGCCAGACCCTCGTTCTGTCCCGGGCGGGGATCACCGAGCCTGTCCCGACGAGCTTCGATCAGGACCTCATCATCGCAAACCGGGCGAAGGGCGCCGCGCGCTGGGCGCTCGCGCGGACCGAGCCCCGCCCGCATGACAGTGGCTGGTACATCGACGTCTACCCCACTCCGCCCGGCTCGGAGGCACTCGCCCCAAGCGAGATGACCCGCTACCCCGCCGCGCAACTGCTCCAGATGAAGAAGCATGCGGTCCGGGCGCTGTTCCTTCCGCCAGGCGTTGCCGCGGTCGTCAGCGACGACGGCGTGGAGGTCATCTTCCGCGAGGGCGACTTCTCCATCCTCGCTCAGGGACCGCTGTGA
- a CDS encoding FHA domain-containing protein, giving the protein MSARCQFCDEELRPNSMFCANCGQLVASVPPPFGAPAAAPAAPPAPAQPLADAPEKKKRRIGRVPLPGAFGAKAPENRDAVATDGPAASSSPAPPAPTGSAPAAQQTPSPAPGQAPTPPSVAAAAQPTPSNAPTTLHVKLSTGRTLAIGAPAIVGRNPGVAATDARVAAVQVDDPSRSVSRAHVRIEQSAQGLAVVDLGSANGTEVERSDRTTPLVTGRAVPLAVGDRVWMGADFYFDVIGF; this is encoded by the coding sequence ATGTCAGCGCGCTGTCAGTTCTGCGACGAGGAGTTGCGTCCCAACAGCATGTTCTGCGCGAACTGCGGTCAGCTCGTGGCGTCCGTCCCTCCGCCGTTCGGCGCACCCGCCGCCGCGCCCGCCGCGCCGCCGGCCCCTGCTCAGCCGCTCGCCGATGCTCCCGAGAAGAAGAAGCGCCGCATCGGCCGCGTCCCGCTGCCCGGTGCGTTCGGCGCCAAGGCCCCGGAGAACCGAGACGCCGTTGCGACGGACGGGCCTGCCGCGTCGTCGTCTCCGGCGCCCCCAGCCCCCACGGGCTCGGCCCCGGCCGCTCAACAGACGCCGAGCCCCGCACCCGGTCAGGCTCCCACGCCGCCGTCCGTGGCCGCGGCGGCGCAGCCGACTCCGTCGAACGCCCCGACGACCCTGCACGTGAAGCTCAGCACCGGTCGCACCCTCGCGATCGGAGCCCCCGCGATCGTCGGCCGGAACCCGGGTGTCGCGGCGACCGACGCACGGGTCGCGGCCGTCCAGGTGGACGACCCGTCGCGTTCCGTCTCCCGCGCGCACGTGCGTATCGAGCAGAGCGCACAGGGCCTCGCCGTCGTCGACCTCGGCTCGGCCAACGGCACCGAGGTCGAGCGCAGCGATCGGACCACACCGCTCGTCACCGGTCGCGCCGTCCCCCTGGCCGTCGGTGACCGCGTGTGGATGGGCGCCGACTTCTACTTCGACGTCATCGGATTCTGA
- a CDS encoding WXG100 family type VII secretion target has translation MADIKVTSESLAGVAGQLSSGSQSIESQLQNLKGLVDGLVGGDWSGTASQSFNELYSQWDQSALQLKESLQGISDLLNQASLTYEDSEQSISGLFRA, from the coding sequence ATGGCCGACATCAAGGTCACATCAGAATCGCTCGCCGGCGTCGCGGGCCAGCTGTCGTCCGGCTCGCAGTCGATCGAGTCGCAGCTGCAGAACCTCAAGGGCCTCGTCGACGGCCTCGTCGGCGGCGACTGGTCGGGAACGGCCTCGCAGAGCTTCAACGAGCTCTACAGCCAGTGGGACCAGTCGGCCCTGCAGCTGAAGGAGTCCCTCCAGGGCATCAGCGACCTGCTCAACCAGGCCTCGCTCACCTACGAGGACTCCGAGCAGTCCATCTCCGGTCTGTTCCGGGCCTGA